One Lentisphaerota bacterium genomic window, CTTAAGGCCGACACGCGCGTCCTCAACGCCGTACGCGCCTTCCACACGCAGGGCAAGACCATCGGCGCCATCTGCGCCGCCCCGGCCGTGCTGGCCGCAGCCGGCATCCTCGCTGGCCACGCCTTCACCTGCTACCCCGGTTGCGAGAAGGGTTTGGCAGGCACCCGCTACACATCCCAGGCGCCGGTCGTTGCGGACGGCAATGTAATCACCAGTCAGGGGCCCGGCACCAGCTTTGAATTTGCGCTGGCGCTCGTCGAACGCTTGGCTGGCGCTGCCACAGCCGCCCAGGTCGCGGCTGGCCTGTGCCTGCGCCAACAGTCCTGAAGCCGGGGCACCCCCGCGTGGCGCAACAAACGCATGCCTTCATTGCGCGCCGTTCCCTTCACGCCCCCGCCGGTCCAAGATCCGCTGTTGCGGGGGAGCAGCAACGGCACGCATGTCGCGAATGGCTGAGGCCATGTCGGGCGCGCCGTAGAGCGCGCTGCCAGCCACGAGGGCGTCGGCGCCGGCTGCCGTGCAGCGCGGCGCGGTCTGCACCGTCACGCCACCGTCCACCATGATGGAGAGACCGGGGTTGCCGATGCGGTCGGCCTCGCACCGGATCTCGGTGATCTTGGACAGAACCGATTCCATGAACGGCTGCCCGCCGTAGCCCGGCTCGACCGTCATGCACAGGACCTGCCCGCAGCGGGCGAGATAGGGAAAGACGGACGTGGCGGGCGTGGCGGGATTGAGCGTCAGACCCGGCCGGACCCCCGCCGCGCGGATTGTTTCTAGCAGGTCGCTGATCGGCCGGTCCACCTCCACATGGAAGAGCACCGTATCGGCGCCGGCAGCGATGACGCGCGCCGCATACAGGTCGGGATGCGTGAACATCAGATGGACATTGAGGGGCAGGCTGCAGTTCCGGCGCGCCATGGCGACGATGTCGGGGCCGAAGCTGATGTTCGGCACAAAATG contains:
- a CDS encoding DJ-1/PfpI family protein — encoded protein: MNVLMPLAEGFEESEAVVVIDLLRRAGIAVTIAATGETRSVTASRNVVLVAETLWQEVDLDACDALVLPGGGPGTARLKADTRVLNAVRAFHTQGKTIGAICAAPAVLAAAGILAGHAFTCYPGCEKGLAGTRYTSQAPVVADGNVITSQGPGTSFEFALALVERLAGAATAAQVAAGLCLRQQS
- the rpe gene encoding ribulose-phosphate 3-epimerase, which codes for MNARNLHILPSLLAADYGYLAEACRLAEVSGADALHLDLMDGHFVPNISFGPDIVAMARRNCSLPLNVHLMFTHPDLYAARVIAAGADTVLFHVEVDRPISDLLETIRAAGVRPGLTLNPATPATSVFPYLARCGQVLCMTVEPGYGGQPFMESVLSKITEIRCEADRIGNPGLSIMVDGGVTVQTAPRCTAAGADALVAGSALYGAPDMASAIRDMRAVAAPPQQRILDRRGREGNGAQ